Below is a window of Culturomica massiliensis DNA.
GATAAGCACTTTTATCCAAAAACGGATATTTTTTTCACCGTTTATAAAAAGTTGTTTCCTGCCGATGTAGAAACCCAGCAAAAACAGTCCGGCAGTCTGCAAAATACGCCCCGCTCCTACAGCCCATAACAAACTGGCTTTTTGCCCTAACGTAATATTACCCCAAATAAATTTACAAAAATTTCCGGATTTAGTATATTCTGCAACTTCTCCATACATCGCTCCTACGCCCAGATCAGGCATCTTATAATCCGGATTGATAAGGCCGGCTACATAATGATACCATTCAACAGGCTGTAACAAAAAAATTACCGCAGTAATCAATACAGCCTTATCACTCCAATTGCGAGTCAGAAACAATACGATTCCGACAACAGCAAACAGCAGCAATACGTCGCCTGCTGGAAAGAAAGCTGCATTCAATGTGGCGAATCCCACCAATAATACCAATCTCCATAAAAAACGATATCCGAAATCTTTCCCTCTTTTCCTTTGATTATCGCATTGGATATAAAATGTAAATCCGAATAATAATGCAAAAATAGCATAAGCCTTACCGGCAAATAAAGAAAATATGATATGAAAGACACCTTGATCCAAAACGCTCAACCAGGCGGGCGCAGCAGTCGGATAAACGGGAAAAATAAAATGTTCCAGGTTATGCACTAAAATAATAGCCATTACAGCAAATCCCCGCAAGGCGTCCACAACTTCAATACGGGCTGTTTTCTTTACAGATTGTTCCATCTCTATCCGAACAATATCCTCCTTTTGCAGTATTATCGGATCAGGATTACTTTTTTCCCATTTTTCCGATACGACATATTTTTGCTCCATAAGTATCTTTTCCTTGAAAACTATTTGACAATCGTTCTTAAAGCTCTTTTAATGATATATTGTGTTTCTTTTGTGTCACTTTCTTTCTCCCAATGTTTACAAAGTTCTCCGACAAATTCAGGTCGTGTCTTGCTTGCGTCATTCAACCAATTTCCGACACTATTCTGAACATATCTGGAGGTGTCGGATTTCAATGGTTCCAATATAGGCAATCCCAATTCCGGATTTTGTTTCAGGATTTCAATATGTTCGCACCACACCCCCCGCGGTCTGGTTACTTCGCTTGCAAACCGCCTTATATTTTCATCACCGTCTGTTGCTCATACCGATAATATTGCAATACTTTCGGGCAAATTTTGTACGATAGTTTTTCTCACATCAACCCAAGCATATTCCCTGACATTAAAATGTCTGTCGGCAGCAAATGGCCTTATTGCCTAAAGCATTTGCTGTACACTCAATTCTGTATTTTTTCCTATAATGTAAGTTGCCCAACATCTGACGATATCTGAGCGGTGTCTTGAAATAGTAAATAAAAGATCACTGTCATGATGAGCCCTTATCTGTTCATAAATCCCCATTGCAATTGTTTCATAAACCGTCTTGGGAGTTTGTTTTTCCAGCTTGTCCAGTCGTTTCAAAATCGGTTCCAGGTATTTTTTTCTACCGCATTGCATTAATAAG
It encodes the following:
- a CDS encoding DUF418 domain-containing protein; protein product: MEQSVKKTARIEVVDALRGFAVMAIILVHNLEHFIFPVYPTAAPAWLSVLDQGVFHIIFSLFAGKAYAIFALLFGFTFYIQCDNQRKRGKDFGYRFLWRLVLLVGFATLNAAFFPAGDVLLLFAVVGIVLFLTRNWSDKAVLITAVIFLLQPVEWYHYVAGLINPDYKMPDLGVGAMYGEVAEYTKSGNFCKFIWGNITLGQKASLLWAVGAGRILQTAGLFLLGFYIGRKQLFINGEKNIRFWIKVLIIGAVFFAPLYQLKEVVMENNTSIQQTVGTAFDMWQKLAFTFVLIASFVLLYQNEKFRKTVSGLCFYGKMSLTNYITQSLLGAFVYFPFGLYLAPYCGYTFSLFIGLILFVLQVQFCKWWLNRHKQGPLEAIWHKWTWLYSRSK